A region of Moorena producens PAL-8-15-08-1 DNA encodes the following proteins:
- a CDS encoding RNA-guided endonuclease InsQ/TnpB family protein has product MIVLEFKVKGNKTQYAAIDEAIRTGQFVRNKCIRYWMDNKGIGQKDLYRHNTWLRSEYPFVKALNSHACQASVERAYNSISRFYDKCKKQVPGKKGYPKFKKFSRSVEYKTSGWKLSPDTKSINFLDKKGIGKLKLKGTWELWRYDQTLIKRVRLVRRADGYYVQFCIKVDISKPLEPSHTNVGLDVGLKEFYTDSKGGVETNPRFYRKGEKRLKFYQRRVFRKKKGSVNRKKAINRLGRTHLKISRQREEHAKRLARCVIHSNDVVAYEDLRVKNLVKNHCLAKSINDAGWYQFRKWLEYFGQKFGRQTIAVNPAYTSQNCSKCGEVVKKSLSTRTHTCSCGCVLDRDHNAAINILKRALGTVGHTGTWIIDPNALGESASTLPDSGLEEPR; this is encoded by the coding sequence ATGATCGTCTTAGAATTTAAGGTCAAAGGGAATAAAACTCAATATGCTGCGATTGATGAGGCGATTCGCACCGGTCAGTTTGTTCGGAACAAGTGCATCCGTTACTGGATGGACAATAAAGGTATAGGACAAAAAGACTTGTATCGTCATAATACGTGGCTCAGGTCTGAGTATCCCTTTGTTAAAGCCTTAAATTCTCATGCCTGTCAAGCTTCAGTTGAAAGAGCTTACAACTCAATTTCTAGATTTTACGATAAATGTAAAAAACAAGTCCCTGGTAAAAAGGGATATCCTAAGTTTAAGAAGTTTTCTAGGTCAGTTGAGTATAAAACATCTGGCTGGAAACTATCCCCCGATACTAAATCAATAAATTTTTTAGACAAAAAAGGTATTGGGAAACTAAAACTAAAAGGAACCTGGGAGTTATGGCGTTACGATCAGACGCTGATAAAACGAGTTAGATTAGTGCGCCGAGCGGATGGCTATTATGTTCAGTTTTGTATCAAAGTTGATATTAGCAAACCTTTAGAGCCTTCGCACACCAACGTTGGTTTAGACGTTGGACTTAAGGAGTTTTATACCGACTCCAAGGGAGGTGTAGAGACAAATCCAAGGTTTTATCGTAAGGGTGAGAAACGGCTTAAGTTTTATCAACGTCGGGTTTTTCGCAAAAAGAAAGGCTCAGTCAATCGCAAAAAAGCCATTAATAGACTAGGTAGAACACACCTTAAGATAAGTAGGCAGCGTGAAGAGCACGCCAAGAGACTGGCGCGCTGCGTAATCCACTCTAACGACGTGGTCGCTTACGAAGACTTGAGGGTAAAAAATTTGGTAAAAAATCATTGTCTTGCCAAGTCTATTAATGATGCAGGTTGGTATCAATTTAGAAAATGGCTGGAATATTTTGGACAAAAGTTTGGCAGGCAAACAATAGCCGTTAACCCTGCTTATACTAGTCAGAACTGTTCAAAATGTGGTGAAGTTGTCAAAAAATCGCTATCAACCAGAACGCATACTTGCTCGTGTGGGTGTGTGTTGGATCGCGACCATAATGCAGCCATTAATATTCTAAAAAGAGCCTTGGGTACGGTAGGGCATACCGGAACCTGGATCATAGATCCGAACGCTTTAGGAGAATCAGCCTCTACTCTTCCTGATTCCGGTCTGGAAGAGCCACGCTGA